The following proteins are encoded in a genomic region of Comamonas resistens:
- the putA gene encoding trifunctional transcriptional regulator/proline dehydrogenase/L-glutamate gamma-semialdehyde dehydrogenase yields MQTSNSVFTPLPGPHRPADALRQAITAATRMSESAAVTRLLPAATLPASQAAQVASHARLLVEQLRAQPASVGRQGLVQGLLQEFSLSSQEGVALMCLAEALLRIPDDCTRDALIRDKLRGGDWQAHLGKSPSLFVNAAAWGLVITGKLVDTHSESGLLSALKRLTARGGEPLVRKGVDMAMRLMGEQFVMGETIGEALQRARELQAKGFRYSYDMLGEAALTAQDAQRYLQSYVDAIHAIGQSAPGLGIYERPGISIKLSALHPRYSRAQWQRVMDELLPRMLQLCELARSYDIGLNIDAEEAERLELSLDLLEQLAHAPSLAGWNGLGFVIQAYQKRCSYVIDYLVDLARRSGRRLMVRLVKGAYWDSEIKRAQIDGLADYPVYTRKHHTDLAYIACARKLLAAPDAIYPQFATHNAQTVATIESLASTEPYSSGRYEFQCLHGMGEPLYRNVVEAGDPAARRPCRIYAPVGTHETLLAYLVRRLLENGANSSFVHRIADPDWPISDLIAAPADQTLAESQNDSTPIGQPHPCIALPRDLLGTQRQNSDGLDLSDDKVLAALTQSLKRSEPAPSAEQADAITNPANHQQVLGHVPETTPELLRQALTAAEQAQPAWSQTAAAQRAALLEAAADNYQTHIQPLMALLMREAGKTAANAVSEVREAIDFLRYYAAQMRRQDEAGLLAAGIGPVVCISPWNFPLAIFTGQIAAALAAGNVVLAKPAEQTPLIAMEAVRLLHEAGIPAPVLQLLPGRGETVGAALVADARVAGVLFTGSTEVARLLNQQTAQRLRADGESVVLVAETGGQNAMIVDSSALVEQAALDIVSSAFDSAGQRCSALRLLCVQSDCADRLLAMLHGAMQELRCGDPALLATDIGPVIDAEAQAHIEKHIARLQAQGLNVHQSPLAAEVAAQGHFVPPTLIELKDLHSLQREVFGPVLHVLRYQRRELPQLLERINALGYGLTMGLHTRIDETMEQVVQAAHVGNLYVNRNMVGAVVGVQPFGGEGLSGTGPKAGGPLYLPRLQQTAAAPLQLLSQLLQQSGPALPAPSASFSVASKNPRQLTDWALRQLAGWANWQGDSFLADHCQTLLAQFSELQAARLLPGPTGERNLYTLIGKPRTLCLAQGKAMLQQQLAATLASGSKAVWVNTSVSADLFARLPAALRDHVELLAADLPLPDIAKNTAMDNALLECDDAQLLQWSQALAQRTGPLVLPVRCHADRPIQLERLWHERTLSHNTAAAGGNAALMTLSP; encoded by the coding sequence ATGCAGACCTCCAACTCCGTGTTCACCCCGCTTCCCGGTCCCCATCGCCCCGCCGACGCTTTGCGCCAGGCCATCACTGCTGCCACGCGCATGAGCGAAAGTGCCGCAGTCACCCGATTGCTGCCTGCCGCCACACTGCCTGCCTCTCAGGCCGCTCAAGTCGCCTCTCATGCACGCCTGCTGGTGGAGCAGTTGCGCGCCCAGCCCGCCAGCGTGGGCCGCCAGGGGCTGGTGCAAGGCCTGTTGCAGGAGTTTTCACTGTCCTCGCAGGAAGGCGTGGCACTGATGTGTCTGGCCGAGGCACTGTTGCGCATCCCCGATGACTGCACACGCGACGCGTTGATCCGCGACAAGCTGCGTGGCGGCGACTGGCAGGCTCATCTGGGCAAAAGCCCGTCGCTCTTCGTCAACGCTGCCGCATGGGGCCTCGTGATTACCGGCAAGCTGGTCGACACGCATAGCGAATCGGGCCTGCTCTCGGCGCTCAAGCGCCTGACGGCCCGCGGCGGCGAGCCACTGGTGCGCAAAGGCGTGGATATGGCCATGCGTCTCATGGGCGAGCAGTTCGTGATGGGCGAGACCATTGGCGAGGCTCTGCAGCGCGCGCGCGAGCTGCAGGCCAAGGGCTTTCGCTATTCCTACGACATGCTGGGCGAAGCCGCGCTGACCGCGCAGGATGCTCAGCGCTATCTGCAGTCCTATGTGGATGCGATTCACGCCATCGGCCAATCGGCTCCGGGCCTGGGCATCTACGAAAGGCCCGGCATTTCCATCAAGCTCAGCGCCCTGCACCCACGCTACAGCCGCGCGCAATGGCAGCGCGTGATGGATGAGTTGCTGCCACGCATGCTGCAACTGTGCGAGCTGGCACGCAGCTACGACATCGGACTCAATATCGACGCCGAAGAAGCCGAGCGGCTGGAGCTGTCGCTGGACCTGCTGGAGCAACTGGCCCACGCCCCCAGCCTCGCAGGCTGGAACGGTCTGGGCTTTGTGATTCAGGCCTATCAGAAGCGCTGCTCCTATGTGATCGACTATCTGGTCGATCTGGCCCGGCGCAGCGGCCGCCGCCTGATGGTGCGCCTGGTCAAGGGAGCCTACTGGGACAGCGAAATCAAGCGGGCGCAGATCGACGGCCTGGCCGACTACCCGGTCTACACGCGCAAACACCACACGGACCTGGCCTATATCGCCTGCGCCCGCAAGCTGCTGGCCGCGCCCGACGCCATCTACCCGCAATTCGCCACACATAACGCCCAGACCGTGGCCACCATCGAATCGCTGGCCAGCACCGAACCCTATAGCTCGGGCCGCTATGAATTTCAATGTCTGCACGGCATGGGCGAGCCGTTGTACCGCAACGTGGTCGAGGCTGGCGACCCAGCTGCGCGCCGCCCCTGCCGCATCTATGCACCCGTGGGCACGCATGAAACACTGCTGGCCTATCTGGTGCGTCGCCTGCTGGAAAACGGGGCCAATTCATCGTTTGTGCACCGCATTGCCGACCCCGACTGGCCCATATCGGATTTGATAGCTGCCCCCGCAGACCAGACCTTGGCTGAAAGCCAAAATGACTCCACGCCCATAGGACAGCCCCACCCGTGCATTGCCCTGCCCCGCGACCTGCTGGGCACGCAGCGCCAGAATTCCGACGGGCTGGATTTGAGCGACGACAAGGTGCTGGCTGCTCTGACCCAAAGCCTGAAAAGGTCCGAACCGGCCCCGTCAGCGGAGCAAGCCGACGCCATCACCAACCCCGCCAATCACCAACAAGTGCTGGGCCATGTGCCAGAAACCACGCCAGAGCTGCTTCGGCAGGCACTGACCGCTGCCGAACAGGCCCAGCCTGCGTGGAGCCAGACCGCTGCAGCACAGCGCGCCGCCTTGCTGGAAGCGGCTGCCGACAACTACCAGACCCATATCCAGCCGCTGATGGCGCTGCTGATGCGCGAGGCCGGCAAGACGGCTGCGAATGCCGTCTCGGAAGTGCGCGAAGCCATAGATTTTCTGCGCTACTACGCGGCGCAGATGCGCAGGCAGGATGAGGCCGGGCTGCTAGCAGCCGGCATAGGCCCCGTGGTCTGCATCAGCCCCTGGAATTTTCCGTTGGCCATCTTCACCGGCCAGATTGCTGCAGCGCTGGCCGCCGGCAATGTAGTGCTGGCCAAGCCTGCAGAGCAGACGCCGTTGATCGCCATGGAAGCCGTGCGCCTGCTGCATGAGGCAGGCATTCCTGCGCCCGTGCTGCAGTTGCTGCCAGGCCGCGGTGAAACCGTAGGGGCAGCTCTGGTCGCCGATGCGCGTGTGGCCGGCGTGCTGTTTACCGGTTCCACCGAAGTGGCGCGCCTGCTCAACCAGCAGACCGCGCAACGCCTGCGTGCCGATGGCGAGAGCGTGGTGCTGGTGGCCGAGACCGGCGGCCAGAACGCGATGATCGTGGACTCGTCGGCGCTGGTGGAACAAGCTGCGCTGGACATTGTGTCCTCGGCTTTTGACAGCGCAGGCCAGCGCTGCTCGGCGCTGCGCCTGCTGTGCGTGCAAAGCGATTGCGCCGACCGGCTCCTCGCCATGCTGCACGGCGCCATGCAGGAGTTGCGCTGCGGCGACCCGGCCCTGCTGGCCACCGACATAGGCCCGGTGATCGACGCCGAGGCCCAGGCCCATATCGAAAAACATATCGCCAGACTGCAGGCCCAGGGTCTGAACGTTCATCAATCGCCACTGGCTGCCGAAGTAGCCGCGCAAGGCCATTTTGTGCCACCCACACTGATCGAACTCAAGGACCTGCACAGCCTGCAACGCGAAGTCTTTGGTCCCGTGCTCCATGTGCTGCGCTACCAGCGCCGCGAGCTGCCGCAGCTGCTGGAACGCATCAACGCCCTGGGCTATGGCCTGACCATGGGCTTGCACACCCGCATTGACGAAACCATGGAGCAAGTCGTGCAAGCAGCCCATGTGGGCAATCTTTATGTCAACCGCAATATGGTGGGCGCCGTGGTCGGCGTGCAGCCTTTTGGGGGCGAAGGCCTGTCGGGCACCGGCCCCAAGGCAGGGGGACCGCTGTATTTGCCGCGCCTGCAGCAAACCGCCGCTGCGCCGCTGCAACTGCTGAGCCAGTTGCTACAGCAATCGGGCCCGGCGCTGCCCGCGCCGTCAGCCTCCTTTTCAGTGGCCAGCAAGAATCCACGCCAGCTGACAGATTGGGCACTTCGCCAATTGGCTGGCTGGGCCAATTGGCAGGGCGATAGCTTTTTGGCCGATCACTGCCAGACGCTGCTGGCCCAGTTTTCCGAGCTGCAAGCCGCACGCCTGCTGCCCGGCCCCACGGGCGAGCGCAATCTCTATACCCTGATCGGCAAGCCGCGCACGCTATGCCTGGCGCAAGGCAAGGCCATGTTGCAGCAGCAGCTGGCGGCAACCCTGGCCAGTGGCTCCAAAGCCGTCTGGGTCAATACCTCCGTCAGCGCCGATCTGTTTGCCAGACTGCCTGCTGCGCTCAGGGACCATGTCGAATTGCTGGCCGCAGACCTGCCACTGCCCGATATCGCCAAAAACACCGCCATGGACAACGCCTTGCTTGAATGCGATGACGCCCAGCTTCTGCAATGGTCGCAGGCTCTGGCGCAGCGCACCGGCCCGCTGGTACTGCCTGTGCGCTGCCATGCAGACCGGCCGATACAGCTGGAGCGGCTGTGGCATGAACGCACTCTCTCGCACAACACGGCTGCGGCCGGTGGCAATGCAGCATTGATGACACTCTCCCCCTGA
- a CDS encoding TOBE domain-containing protein, whose product MSIQAINVRNQFKGKVKEIILGDVVSEVDVETPWGIVTSVITTRSVKDLGLQVGSEVVALVKSTEVSIAKL is encoded by the coding sequence ATGTCGATCCAGGCCATCAATGTGCGTAATCAGTTCAAGGGCAAGGTCAAGGAGATCATCCTGGGCGATGTGGTTTCGGAGGTGGATGTGGAAACGCCCTGGGGCATCGTGACTTCGGTGATCACCACCCGCTCGGTCAAGGATCTGGGCCTGCAGGTGGGCTCGGAAGTCGTGGCCCTGGTCAAGTCCACGGAGGTGTCCATCGCCAAGCTGTAA
- a CDS encoding ABC transporter permease subunit, with protein sequence MSTSTFSSTGPALAAQRPLQALERAEPAAEIPATDIPAVAPFRNHRPSPRRWWALLSVAAWLALWWLATELRWVPPLFLPPPEAVIKAFGQAWRGDIQGGDALWVHAQWSSVRVLGAFTLAVVTAVPVGISMGVNRWAQVVLDPILEFYRPLPPLAYLPLVVIWLGIDEASKWLLIYLACFAPMALAARAGTRNASAEQINALRSLGATRWQLLRHAVVPAALPDVLVGLRIAMGFAWTTLVAAEMVAATQGLGQMVLNASNFLRTDIVVMGIFVIGAIALLLDALLRRLEHWLLPWHGR encoded by the coding sequence ATGAGCACAAGCACTTTTTCTTCCACAGGCCCGGCCTTGGCAGCCCAGCGGCCGCTGCAAGCCCTGGAGAGGGCGGAGCCTGCTGCAGAGATTCCTGCCACGGACATTCCCGCCGTTGCCCCATTTCGCAATCACCGGCCCAGCCCACGTCGCTGGTGGGCACTGCTCAGCGTGGCAGCCTGGCTGGCGCTGTGGTGGCTGGCCACCGAGCTGCGCTGGGTGCCACCCCTGTTTCTGCCGCCGCCCGAGGCCGTGATCAAGGCCTTCGGCCAGGCATGGCGTGGCGATATCCAGGGGGGAGATGCGCTGTGGGTACATGCGCAGTGGAGCAGTGTTCGCGTGCTGGGCGCTTTCACACTGGCGGTCGTGACCGCAGTGCCCGTGGGCATTTCCATGGGCGTGAACCGTTGGGCGCAGGTCGTGCTGGACCCGATCCTGGAGTTTTATCGCCCGCTGCCGCCGCTGGCCTATCTGCCGCTGGTGGTGATCTGGCTGGGCATTGACGAGGCCTCCAAATGGCTGCTGATCTATCTGGCCTGCTTTGCGCCCATGGCCCTGGCCGCGCGGGCCGGCACACGCAACGCCAGTGCCGAGCAGATCAATGCCTTGCGCTCGCTGGGCGCCACGCGCTGGCAACTGCTGCGCCATGCCGTGGTGCCCGCAGCCCTACCCGATGTTCTGGTGGGTCTGCGCATCGCCATGGGATTTGCCTGGACCACGCTGGTGGCTGCCGAAATGGTGGCCGCGACACAGGGGCTGGGGCAGATGGTGCTCAATGCATCGAACTTTCTGCGCACTGATATTGTGGTGATGGGCATTTTTGTCATCGGTGCGATCGCGCTGCTGCTCGACGCCTTGCTGCGCAGGCTGGAGCACTGGCTTTTGCCCTGGCATGGCCGCTGA